A single Arachidicoccus sp. BS20 DNA region contains:
- a CDS encoding sugar transferase, producing MDMNGDRYIWELAVILRDRVLKRIFDITFSFIALLIFAIPTIIISLLLTFKERHSVLFKQDRIGKDKQPFQILKFQTMVNEVPTKTGQLLRKTGLDELPQFINVLKGDMSIVGPRALTNYDIDRLAWNDNYHNVRWKSKPGITGFAQIYFI from the coding sequence ATGGATATGAATGGAGATCGGTATATTTGGGAGTTGGCTGTAATTTTAAGAGACCGCGTATTGAAAAGAATTTTTGACATAACATTTTCATTTATTGCATTACTGATTTTCGCAATTCCGACAATCATCATTTCTCTTTTGCTGACATTTAAAGAACGACACTCTGTTTTGTTCAAACAAGACAGAATAGGAAAAGACAAACAACCTTTTCAAATCTTGAAATTTCAAACTATGGTAAATGAAGTTCCAACAAAGACAGGACAACTATTGCGAAAAACAGGACTTGACGAATTACCACAATTCATAAATGTCTTGAAAGGCGATATGAGTATTGTTGGACCAAGAGCATTGACAAATTACGACATTGACAGGCTTGCTTGGAATGACAACTATCATAACGTAAGGTGGAAATCAAAACCAGGCATTACCGGTTTTGCTCAAATTTACTTCATATAA
- a CDS encoding MauE/DoxX family redox-associated membrane protein, with protein sequence MLITLWAYAALSKLTAYGVFLTALRKQPFPEWSIVPISMVLPFTEIVTAAMLLYSTTVRKGLMLSCILMFLFTLYIILAMARVFGHIPCPCAGVIGLMPWGVHLVFNIVFMTCSFTGLYLHGRVRGCKS encoded by the coding sequence ATGCTTATTACCCTTTGGGCATACGCGGCGCTTAGCAAGCTGACGGCTTATGGCGTATTTCTTACAGCATTGAGAAAACAGCCGTTTCCGGAATGGTCAATCGTACCGATATCCATGGTATTGCCTTTTACAGAGATTGTAACAGCAGCGATGCTGTTATATAGTACAACTGTACGGAAGGGCTTGATGCTGTCTTGTATATTGATGTTCTTGTTTACGTTGTATATCATCCTTGCTATGGCACGAGTATTCGGGCATATTCCCTGCCCTTGTGCAGGCGTTATCGGACTGATGCCCTGGGGAGTACATCTTGTGTTTAATATTGTGTTTATGACCTGCAGCTTCACAGGGTTGTACCTGCATGGGCGGGTTCGCGGTTGCAAATCGTGA
- a CDS encoding sensor histidine kinase translates to MHNHFQIFTFVISGSLMLILFTAAFTSFVFLFRRRATQHREALYRSNIHWEQVLLQTRNEVQEQALQFVSMEMHDNIGQVLCMVHMMLKDALRKQPSGGIPEALIAQSAELLNQSIEDIRKLSYIFSGKMVEDTSITNALETELSYIQSLYKIPCRFVHSIDKSISLPASNRTLLLFRIAQEALQNAVKHSQATGIQCTLNMDSRRLQLSIEDNGRGMNVCRTAKGMGLKNMRERAMLLNGTFDIISAPGQGCRVVVCIENTGA, encoded by the coding sequence ATGCATAACCATTTCCAAATTTTTACCTTTGTTATTTCCGGCTCCCTGATGCTTATACTGTTTACAGCGGCATTTACCAGCTTTGTATTTCTCTTCCGGCGACGGGCAACCCAACACCGGGAAGCACTTTACCGGTCAAACATCCACTGGGAACAGGTATTACTACAAACCCGGAATGAAGTCCAGGAACAAGCGCTCCAATTTGTATCTATGGAAATGCACGACAATATCGGGCAGGTGCTCTGTATGGTGCACATGATGCTGAAAGACGCTCTCCGAAAACAACCATCCGGCGGAATACCGGAAGCGCTTATTGCGCAGTCTGCCGAACTGCTCAATCAAAGCATTGAAGACATCCGGAAACTCAGTTATATATTCAGCGGAAAAATGGTGGAAGACACCAGCATCACAAATGCGCTGGAGACGGAGCTGTCCTATATTCAATCGCTTTACAAAATACCCTGCCGGTTTGTACATTCAATCGACAAGTCCATATCTCTACCGGCGTCTAACCGGACATTACTACTCTTCCGCATTGCCCAGGAGGCATTGCAAAACGCCGTGAAACATTCACAGGCGACCGGGATTCAATGTACGCTGAACATGGACAGTCGCCGGCTGCAACTGAGCATCGAAGACAATGGCAGGGGCATGAATGTCTGCCGGACCGCCAAAGGCATGGGGCTGAAAAACATGAGGGAAAGGGCAATGTTGCTGAACGGGACGTTTGACATTATATCGGCGCCGGGACAGGGATGCCGCGTTGTGGTTTGTATAGAGAATACCGGCGCCTGA
- a CDS encoding response regulator transcription factor gives METIINVGIADDHPLVIRGLQQILSDADVFRITVTASNGKNFIEQLRSVSRLSMPDIAIIDINMPVMDGYATTRRLCELYPDMKVVALSMYNNDYTTLKMLQSGARGFVNKNAGPEELMAVLHSIAEHGCFYPAACHPSQNRNKKVKLTDKEIQFLRYCCKEMNYVEIAAAMYLSANTIYSYRDILYKKLNVKTRTGLAVYALQSGLALPSA, from the coding sequence ATGGAAACTATCATCAATGTAGGCATTGCCGATGACCATCCGCTGGTTATCCGGGGATTGCAACAGATATTGTCAGATGCTGACGTGTTCCGCATTACGGTAACGGCATCCAACGGGAAGAATTTCATTGAGCAACTAAGGAGTGTATCCCGCTTGTCGATGCCCGATATAGCCATTATAGACATTAATATGCCCGTCATGGACGGTTACGCAACCACACGGCGCCTTTGCGAGCTCTATCCCGATATGAAAGTTGTCGCACTATCCATGTACAATAATGACTATACCACCCTGAAGATGCTGCAAAGCGGTGCACGCGGATTTGTGAACAAGAATGCCGGTCCCGAAGAACTAATGGCTGTGCTCCACAGTATCGCAGAACACGGCTGCTTCTACCCGGCTGCCTGCCATCCGTCGCAAAACCGCAACAAAAAGGTTAAACTGACGGATAAAGAAATACAGTTTCTCCGTTATTGCTGCAAGGAGATGAACTATGTAGAAATTGCGGCGGCAATGTACCTGAGCGCCAATACCATTTATTCTTACCGGGACATCCTGTATAAGAAACTGAATGTAAAAACCAGAACGGGGCTCGCCGTATATGCACTGCAATCGGGGCTGGCACTGCCGTCTGCTTAG
- a CDS encoding helix-turn-helix domain-containing protein, translating into MQEYLYKSRPIQRTAVPPMLPGAVSFTAAAAFNYPNGQCEQQYYPGDYLCAGIDSFRSRAFTELQLRSDTDLLLFFYVTEGSLQISLPKQPAVTLQPRQHMPLLLSMTPLKLRLAPGKLLLFYAGMPAVYAKQLLPGLDNYCGKSYTITPAIKKQLHRLCNSRLRGERLRIFLISGMLELTGLYLAGLTETQDSDRATRYRLSMVKQYINDHLAESLPLPHLARLYAQNAAKLRRDFLEHEHIPLHQYISQQRLRLAGALLDTTREPVQSIAWMCGFGDVSAFFKAFKKAYDCTPLAYRRRRGN; encoded by the coding sequence ATGCAGGAGTATCTTTACAAGAGCCGACCTATACAGCGAACTGCCGTACCACCGATGCTGCCGGGGGCTGTTTCCTTTACGGCTGCCGCTGCTTTCAACTACCCAAACGGGCAATGCGAGCAACAGTACTACCCGGGCGATTACCTGTGCGCCGGCATAGACAGCTTTCGCAGCCGGGCATTTACGGAACTGCAACTAAGAAGCGACACCGACCTGCTCTTGTTTTTTTATGTAACAGAAGGCAGCCTTCAAATCAGCCTTCCCAAACAGCCGGCTGTAACACTGCAGCCCAGGCAACACATGCCCCTACTCTTATCTATGACCCCGTTAAAACTACGCCTTGCACCCGGAAAGCTGCTGCTTTTTTATGCAGGCATGCCCGCTGTCTATGCAAAACAACTGCTGCCCGGATTAGACAATTATTGCGGGAAAAGCTACACGATTACCCCTGCCATCAAAAAACAACTGCACCGCCTGTGCAACAGCCGTCTAAGGGGCGAACGGTTACGGATTTTTCTTATTTCCGGGATGCTGGAACTTACAGGACTATACCTTGCCGGACTTACCGAAACACAAGATTCCGACCGGGCGACCCGGTACCGCTTATCCATGGTAAAACAATATATCAACGACCACCTGGCTGAGTCGCTGCCCCTGCCCCACCTTGCGCGCTTATATGCACAGAACGCGGCAAAGCTCAGGCGTGATTTTCTGGAACATGAACACATACCCCTCCACCAATATATCAGCCAACAAAGACTGCGGCTTGCCGGCGCGCTTCTCGATACTACCCGCGAACCGGTACAATCCATTGCCTGGATGTGCGGGTTCGGCGACGTATCGGCGTTTTTCAAAGCGTTTAAAAAAGCCTATGACTGCACTCCCCTTGCCTACCGCCGGCGCCGCGGCAATTGA
- a CDS encoding helix-turn-helix domain-containing protein yields the protein MAVIIGEKIKQFAEDKGLTQKQFGALINRHEKTVANIYKRKTIDTELLLSICKATNHDFFNYYYQIEPLKTFRKNELAELKKEIEVLKNQLAQKENQVSAQAENIRNQNDAIRLLKEKEKFLSNKKK from the coding sequence ATGGCAGTTATAATAGGAGAAAAGATAAAACAATTTGCAGAAGATAAGGGGTTAACTCAAAAGCAATTCGGCGCTTTAATAAATCGTCACGAGAAAACTGTCGCAAATATTTATAAAAGAAAAACAATTGATACAGAACTTTTATTGTCGATTTGTAAAGCGACTAATCATGACTTTTTTAACTATTACTATCAAATAGAGCCATTAAAGACTTTTAGAAAAAATGAATTGGCTGAATTAAAAAAAGAAATAGAAGTATTAAAGAATCAACTGGCTCAAAAAGAAAACCAAGTTTCTGCACAAGCTGAAAATATTAGAAATCAAAATGATGCAATAAGACTATTAAAAGAAAAAGAAAAATTTCTTTCCAATAAGAAGAAATAA
- a CDS encoding TlpA family protein disulfide reductase yields the protein MKTILLVPAFLCLYLSAIAQSNRPFYTGERVPDITLHHIINYKNSSAALSSFGHKLIILDFWGIHCGSCIAMFPLEDSLQKAFGKNVQFILVTSDSLNKTLAFIQQWKQKHHSGFSPPIVTEDHLLRKLFWHYYVPHYAWLAPDGSLLAQTLDNFINAEVIKNMLLSIQKNEQHLKDERAPSDAFGFKEPTQKQTNLFTQIQNKK from the coding sequence ATGAAAACGATACTACTCGTACCGGCATTCCTGTGCCTGTACCTAAGCGCCATTGCGCAAAGCAATCGCCCATTTTACACAGGCGAGCGCGTACCGGATATTACGCTGCACCACATCATCAACTATAAAAATAGTTCTGCTGCATTATCCTCCTTCGGGCATAAATTAATTATCCTCGACTTCTGGGGCATACACTGCGGTTCATGCATCGCCATGTTTCCGTTGGAAGATTCGCTGCAAAAGGCTTTCGGTAAGAATGTACAGTTTATCCTCGTTACATCGGACAGCTTAAATAAGACCCTTGCTTTCATACAACAATGGAAACAAAAGCATCATTCGGGATTTTCCCCGCCCATTGTAACAGAAGACCACCTGTTGCGGAAATTGTTCTGGCATTACTACGTGCCGCACTATGCGTGGCTTGCACCCGACGGCAGCCTGCTGGCGCAAACGCTCGACAATTTCATCAATGCAGAGGTTATTAAAAATATGCTGCTGTCCATTCAAAAGAATGAGCAGCATCTCAAGGACGAACGCGCGCCTTCTGATGCATTCGGGTTTAAAGAGCCAACCCAAAAACAAACCAACTTATTCACTCAAATACAAAACAAAAAATAA
- a CDS encoding ADP-ribosyltransferase — MEREIRAIENSARVAEFPHLTIYEKAFIYKYSEDGYESVNETLRVSKGKINTDFGKLLNSILNKLANFEDLVYRSVNLTNTETNRYISAFENDTIIKEHAFVSTSKVRLNAMAYGGNTLFVIFSKSGKEIEKIAKFGIFGASNENEVLFKPNRNFRVLDIEQKENHLLITMEEV; from the coding sequence TTGGAACGAGAGATAAGAGCTATTGAAAATAGCGCTCGTGTTGCAGAATTTCCACATTTAACGATTTATGAAAAAGCATTTATTTACAAGTATTCCGAAGATGGATATGAAAGTGTAAATGAAACATTAAGAGTGTCCAAAGGAAAAATTAATACAGACTTCGGAAAGTTGTTAAATTCGATATTGAATAAACTCGCCAACTTTGAAGATTTGGTGTACAGAAGCGTAAATTTGACAAATACTGAAACAAACAGATATATTTCTGCATTTGAGAATGATACAATCATAAAAGAACATGCTTTTGTATCAACAAGTAAAGTGAGATTAAATGCAATGGCGTACGGAGGAAATACCCTTTTTGTGATATTTTCAAAAAGCGGGAAAGAAATTGAGAAGATTGCTAAATTTGGTATATTTGGCGCATCAAATGAAAACGAAGTCTTGTTTAAGCCAAACAGAAATTTCAGAGTTTTGGATATTGAGCAAAAAGAAAATCATTTATTAATCACAATGGAGGAAGTGTGA
- a CDS encoding SusC/RagA family TonB-linked outer membrane protein: MKQKFITVILTMLCLQYSYAQNSIIKGKVTGKNGAAIIGATIQRADGKNTAISSSEGFQIAIPQLPETLTISYVGYQTKKIKITDASVFLNIVLVEDSSQLEDVAINTGYQKLKPNEVNGSYVVIDNKTLNQQSSLDILSRLNGVTSSLLVNVGKSNPNPQNGTGITIRGLSTINGPLDPLIVVDNFIFSGDISTINPNDVESVTVLKDAAATSIWGARAGNGVIVITTKKGNFNQKTKIDFNSNITFTGKPDLFYRPQISSSDYIDMEQFLYNQGFYNSLLTNKGQPAIPPAVLVFQEKQNGLISAEDSAAQINAMKQNDNRSQYMKYYEREGVTQQYALNLRGGSNNIAWLVSGDYDKSIGNQKNEYNRMNLRFENTYRPIKNMSINAGVYYTYTTSKDGLPSYSNVTTLNGNLYVPYLNIAGPNGESIAVPYRYNTNYIDTAGAGKLLDWNYYPLDDYKHNVSKTNVEELTAHIGLDYHIVKGLNVSLLYQYQRQNTMSNSVADTASYYTRDLINTYSQLNRATGVVKYIIPLGGILSKSYASLYAYNFRGQLSFDRTFNGKHRINAIAGMEVRNEWTQDASGETFYNYNADPTTFTSSLDFSGTYPNFITGANSHLPSGASLLPETDNRFVSFFSNASYTYKDRYILSGSVRRDGANVFGANTNDRWKPLWSAGLGWEISKEKFYRSNWLPYLRFSATYGVSGNVDLSKTALPIGGTGVNKQTGFVIEKISSINNPDLSWERSYQTNFRVDFASAKNIVRGSLEYYRKRGTNLYAQTPYDYTAWGLNETITANVADMKGQGVDVVLHSENLDRKLKWSTDFLFNYNRAITTEYYGNAATNIAKFIGHGNIIQPIIGKPLYGIAAYKWGGLDAQGNPRGYLDDTLSEDYTAIIHSTLQDTLNRGSYKYIGSASPDYFGSIMNTFAFKGFELSFNIIYKFHYYLFKPSISYTALVNNGIANIDYNKRWQQPGDEHKTNVPSFVYPLNSNREAFYTGSEVNVIKADHIRLQFVNLSYSFALHNPRLPFRNINLYVNAANLGILWRANKDHIDPDAIGGAPNPKVYTVGLRTNF, encoded by the coding sequence ATGAAACAGAAATTTATAACTGTCATTCTTACCATGTTATGCCTACAATATTCGTATGCACAAAATAGTATCATCAAAGGAAAAGTAACCGGTAAAAACGGAGCCGCTATTATCGGCGCCACCATCCAAAGAGCCGACGGCAAAAACACCGCCATAAGCAGCAGCGAAGGCTTTCAGATAGCAATTCCTCAACTTCCTGAAACATTGACCATTTCTTACGTTGGATACCAAACGAAAAAAATTAAAATAACCGATGCATCGGTATTTTTAAACATCGTACTGGTGGAAGACTCGTCGCAGTTGGAAGATGTAGCCATTAATACGGGTTACCAAAAGCTGAAACCCAATGAAGTCAACGGTTCTTATGTAGTCATCGACAACAAAACGCTGAACCAACAATCAAGCCTGGATATTTTAAGCAGGCTCAACGGCGTTACCAGTAGTTTATTAGTCAATGTAGGCAAAAGCAATCCCAACCCGCAAAACGGCACAGGCATTACCATTCGAGGGTTGAGTACCATTAACGGTCCGCTCGACCCGTTGATTGTCGTGGACAATTTTATTTTCAGCGGGGATATTTCTACCATCAATCCCAATGATGTGGAAAGTGTTACGGTACTCAAAGATGCGGCAGCAACAAGTATATGGGGCGCAAGAGCGGGCAACGGTGTGATTGTCATTACGACTAAGAAAGGGAATTTCAACCAAAAGACAAAGATTGACTTTAACAGCAATATTACTTTTACGGGCAAGCCGGATTTATTTTACCGGCCGCAGATTTCATCTTCGGATTACATCGACATGGAACAGTTCCTGTACAATCAGGGTTTTTACAACAGCTTGCTTACCAACAAAGGGCAGCCTGCCATTCCGCCTGCCGTATTGGTATTTCAGGAGAAACAGAACGGCTTGATTTCCGCAGAAGATTCGGCAGCACAAATTAATGCCATGAAGCAAAACGACAACCGTTCCCAATACATGAAGTACTACGAACGCGAAGGAGTAACACAACAGTATGCACTCAACCTGCGTGGCGGCAGCAATAATATTGCATGGCTGGTCTCCGGCGACTATGATAAAAGCATCGGCAATCAGAAAAACGAATACAACCGTATGAACCTGCGTTTTGAGAATACCTATCGTCCCATAAAAAATATGAGCATTAACGCAGGCGTGTATTATACCTATACCACGAGTAAAGACGGGCTTCCGTCATACAGCAATGTTACTACGCTCAATGGCAATCTCTATGTCCCGTACTTGAATATTGCGGGACCCAATGGCGAATCTATAGCTGTTCCCTACAGGTATAATACCAATTATATCGACACGGCAGGCGCAGGCAAATTATTGGATTGGAATTATTATCCGTTGGATGATTACAAGCACAATGTTTCCAAGACCAATGTAGAAGAATTGACGGCGCACATCGGTTTGGATTACCACATCGTCAAGGGCTTAAACGTATCACTGCTGTATCAGTATCAAAGGCAAAATACTATGTCAAATTCTGTTGCGGATACCGCAAGTTATTATACCCGGGATCTTATCAACACATACAGCCAGTTAAACAGGGCAACCGGCGTGGTCAAATATATCATTCCGCTGGGCGGCATACTAAGTAAAAGCTATGCATCGCTATACGCGTATAACTTTCGCGGGCAGTTGAGCTTTGACAGGACATTCAACGGCAAACACCGCATCAATGCCATTGCAGGTATGGAAGTCCGCAACGAGTGGACGCAGGATGCCAGCGGGGAAACGTTTTATAACTATAACGCAGACCCTACCACATTTACATCCTCGCTTGATTTTTCCGGCACCTATCCCAATTTTATCACAGGCGCTAATTCCCATTTGCCGAGCGGGGCATCCCTGCTACCGGAAACGGATAACCGCTTTGTGTCGTTTTTTTCCAATGCTTCTTATACATACAAAGACCGGTATATTTTATCGGGCAGCGTGCGCCGGGACGGCGCAAATGTTTTCGGTGCCAATACCAATGACAGGTGGAAGCCGCTTTGGTCTGCGGGTTTGGGCTGGGAAATTTCCAAAGAAAAATTTTATCGCAGCAATTGGCTGCCTTACCTCAGATTCTCGGCTACCTACGGCGTAAGCGGCAATGTAGATTTGTCGAAAACGGCGCTGCCCATTGGTGGAACAGGCGTAAATAAGCAAACGGGATTTGTTATCGAAAAAATAAGTTCCATCAACAATCCCGATTTGAGTTGGGAACGTTCCTATCAAACCAATTTCAGAGTTGATTTTGCATCGGCAAAAAATATCGTTAGGGGCTCTTTGGAATATTACCGTAAAAGAGGTACAAACCTCTATGCGCAAACGCCGTACGATTATACGGCGTGGGGATTAAACGAAACGATTACGGCAAACGTTGCAGACATGAAAGGTCAGGGGGTAGATGTGGTGTTACATTCCGAAAATCTCGATAGGAAGCTCAAATGGTCAACAGACTTTCTGTTTAATTATAACAGGGCTATAACCACTGAATATTACGGGAATGCTGCCACCAATATTGCCAAATTTATTGGGCATGGCAACATTATTCAGCCCATCATCGGCAAGCCCTTATACGGTATCGCGGCATACAAATGGGGTGGTCTGGACGCACAAGGCAATCCACGCGGTTATCTGGACGATACGCTAAGTGAAGATTATACAGCAATAATACATTCAACCTTACAGGATACGCTCAACAGGGGCAGTTATAAATATATCGGCTCTGCAAGCCCGGATTATTTCGGTTCAATCATGAACACTTTTGCTTTTAAGGGATTTGAACTGTCGTTCAATATCATTTACAAATTTCACTATTATTTGTTCAAGCCTTCAATATCCTATACAGCACTTGTTAATAATGGAATTGCGAACATAGATTACAACAAGCGCTGGCAGCAGCCGGGCGATGAGCATAAAACTAATGTACCTTCTTTTGTATATCCGCTCAATTCTAACCGTGAAGCTTTTTATACAGGCTCGGAAGTTAATGTAATTAAAGCCGACCACATTCGGTTACAGTTTGTGAACCTGTCTTATTCCTTTGCACTACATAATCCACGACTACCATTCAGGAACATCAATCTGTATGTCAATGCTGCTAATCTCGGTATTCTATGGCGGGCAAACAAAGACCATATCGACCCGGATGCTATTGGCGGTGCACCGAATCCCAAAGTGTATACGGTAGGGTTAAGAACAAATTTTTAA
- a CDS encoding DUF488 domain-containing protein, which produces MFYRRKIIMALLQVFNGELEKIPLQKLLFLFTQRQNTEKVYDFIPYKFGGFSYSANADMTAMAGKGLLQETDHTFKKQDSVDYLLQLRDSDRRSLQEIKQLYGNMSNNTLIRHTYTNFPYLAINSLMAKNLLSAEALKKVEDARPKSDKTVLFTIGYEGISLEEYLNRLIKNDVRILVDVRNNPMSMKYGFNKNQLNRYCENLGIKYIHFPEVGIQSEQRQSLQAQTDYDKLFAAYRKDNLTKTQDTQNAILELLIQHQRIALTCFEANICQCHRKHLAEAITKLPGWRFELKHI; this is translated from the coding sequence ATGTTTTACAGGAGAAAAATCATAATGGCATTGTTGCAGGTGTTTAACGGGGAGCTTGAAAAAATACCGTTGCAGAAATTGCTTTTCCTCTTTACACAAAGACAAAACACGGAAAAAGTATATGATTTTATTCCGTACAAGTTTGGCGGTTTTTCTTATTCCGCCAATGCGGATATGACTGCGATGGCAGGCAAAGGATTGCTGCAAGAAACCGACCATACTTTTAAGAAGCAAGATAGTGTTGATTACCTGCTCCAATTAAGAGATAGCGACCGTAGAAGCCTGCAAGAGATAAAGCAATTGTATGGCAACATGAGCAACAATACGCTAATACGGCATACTTATACCAACTTTCCCTACTTAGCTATTAACAGCTTAATGGCGAAAAATCTTTTGTCTGCCGAAGCGCTAAAAAAAGTAGAGGATGCGAGACCGAAAAGCGATAAGACTGTTTTGTTTACCATAGGCTATGAAGGTATTTCTTTGGAAGAATATTTAAACCGCCTGATTAAAAACGATGTGCGTATATTGGTAGATGTACGCAACAACCCAATGAGCATGAAATACGGTTTTAATAAAAACCAGTTGAATCGATATTGCGAAAATCTTGGAATAAAATATATACATTTTCCGGAAGTGGGCATACAATCGGAACAGCGCCAATCTTTGCAAGCGCAAACTGATTATGATAAACTGTTTGCCGCTTACCGTAAAGACAACCTTACGAAAACACAAGACACCCAAAACGCTATTTTAGAACTACTCATACAACATCAACGGATTGCTTTGACCTGCTTTGAAGCGAACATTTGCCAGTGCCACAGAAAACATTTAGCTGAAGCGATTACAAAGCTGCCCGGTTGGCGTTTTGAGCTAAAGCACATATGA
- a CDS encoding RagB/SusD family nutrient uptake outer membrane protein, with protein MKRLFKNNTFVLYAILPLIACFLFSCKKFLDKKPNSKLVVPATLVDAQALLDDATIMNQQRTSSFGEASSDEYFLKQSDYNALSSVSAIDLNEYIWSFYPVDGINNDWAYGYQPVYNANLALDLLKDIAKTSSNSDAWNNVKGSALFFRSYNFLWLLWDYAKAYDSTTADKDLGIALRLTSDFNIPSVRASNRQCYEQVIADAKAAIPLLPDYPQHVFRPSKGAAYGLLARCYLSMRDYKDALLYADSCLQLNNQLMDYNSNEDLNGSISASYPFTQFNKETVFYTEMNLCYSDLYHTAIHARMDTILYQSYEENDLRKLAYYSKSSDGYYSFKGSYGGSVYFFSGIATDEMYLTRAECFVRIGQKEKATDDVTALMSKRYAAGTYTLAAGITPGALLDTILDARKKELVMRGMRWMDIKRLNKESRNIILQRVENGQTYTLQPNADYYALPLPQSLIDITKMPQN; from the coding sequence ATGAAACGATTATTTAAAAACAATACCTTCGTCTTATATGCTATCCTGCCGTTGATAGCGTGCTTTTTATTTTCCTGTAAAAAATTTCTGGACAAAAAACCGAACAGCAAGCTCGTTGTACCGGCAACGCTTGTTGATGCACAAGCCCTGCTTGACGATGCAACAATTATGAACCAGCAACGGACGTCCTCATTTGGAGAAGCATCATCTGATGAATACTTCCTGAAACAATCGGATTATAACGCTCTGTCATCGGTAAGCGCCATCGATCTCAATGAATACATTTGGTCATTCTATCCGGTAGATGGGATAAATAATGACTGGGCATACGGTTATCAGCCGGTATATAATGCAAACCTGGCTTTGGACTTATTAAAGGACATCGCTAAAACTTCATCAAACAGCGATGCATGGAATAATGTTAAAGGTTCAGCTTTGTTTTTTCGCAGCTACAATTTCTTGTGGCTGCTGTGGGATTATGCAAAGGCTTACGACAGCACAACAGCCGACAAAGATTTGGGGATTGCGTTACGGCTGACTTCCGATTTTAATATACCTTCAGTAAGGGCTTCTAACCGGCAATGTTATGAACAGGTAATTGCCGATGCAAAAGCGGCGATACCGCTTCTGCCGGATTACCCGCAACACGTTTTCCGTCCCTCTAAAGGTGCTGCTTACGGGCTTTTAGCTCGTTGTTATTTATCCATGAGAGATTATAAGGATGCACTGCTGTATGCCGATTCTTGTTTACAGTTAAACAATCAGTTAATGGACTATAATTCTAATGAAGACCTTAATGGAAGCATATCCGCAAGCTATCCTTTTACACAGTTTAATAAGGAAACCGTATTTTATACGGAAATGAATCTTTGTTACAGCGATTTATATCATACTGCTATTCACGCAAGAATGGATACTATATTGTATCAATCTTACGAAGAAAATGATTTAAGGAAGCTGGCGTATTATTCCAAATCTTCGGACGGGTATTATTCATTTAAGGGAAGTTATGGGGGTAGTGTTTATTTTTTCTCAGGTATTGCTACCGATGAAATGTACCTTACACGAGCAGAATGTTTTGTTAGGATAGGGCAAAAAGAAAAAGCAACAGACGATGTAACTGCACTTATGAGCAAAAGATATGCAGCAGGCACTTATACACTTGCCGCAGGTATAACTCCCGGTGCATTGCTTGATACCATTTTGGACGCGAGAAAAAAAGAGCTGGTCATGCGTGGTATGAGATGGATGGATATTAAAAGGCTGAATAAGGAAAGTAGGAATATAATTTTACAAAGAGTGGAAAATGGGCAGACCTACACGTTACAGCCCAATGCTGACTATTATGCGTTGCCGCTTCCACAAAGCTTGATTGATATTACAAAAATGCCGCAAAATTAG